The Glycine soja cultivar W05 chromosome 6, ASM419377v2, whole genome shotgun sequence genome has a window encoding:
- the LOC114414067 gene encoding B3 domain-containing protein At2g33720-like yields MSLQSQSPSKFTTLFISSNMSNPSDEREQCQKKRKSTICEASNFRTSRRRFCSNNKNEEEMNNKGVSTTLKLYDDPWKIKKTLTDSDLGILSRLLLAADLVKKQILPMLGAYHARAAETEGTPVRVWDMDTKSMHQLVLKRWSSSKSYVLIGKWNQDFVRRRDLRKGDEIGFHWDPYNCVFNFCVLKQAMPEN; encoded by the coding sequence ATGAGTTTACAATCTCAAAGCCCATCAAAGTTCACGACCCTATTCATCTCTTCCAACATGAGCAACCCTTCAGATGAAAGGGAGCAGTGTCAAAAGAAGAGGAAATCCACCATATGCGAAGCCTCTAACTTTAGGACATCAAGGAGAAGATTCTGCAGCAACAACAAAAATGAAGAGGAGATGAACAATAAGGGAGTTTCAACAACACTGAAGCTTTACGATGATCCTTGGAAGATCAAGAAGACGCTAACCGATAGCGATTTGGGAATCCTAAGTAGACTCTTGCTGGCTGCAGATTTGGTGAAGAAACAAATTTTGCCTATGTTGGGTGCATATCATGCAAGAGCTGCAGAAACTGAAGGGACCCCAGTTAGAGTTTGGGACATGGACACCAAATCCATGCACCAACTCGTTCTAAAGCGATGGTCTTCATCCAAGAGCTATGTTCTTATTGGAAAGTGGAACCAAGATTTCGTCAGAAGAAGAGATCTCAGGAAAGGTGATGAGATCGGATTTCATTGGGATCCATATAATTGCGTTTTCAATTTCTGTGTCCTTAAACAAGCTATGCCAgagaattaa
- the LOC114415962 gene encoding uncharacterized protein LOC114415962 has translation MACEMNYSLLKRMCCALVWAAHRLRQYMLNYTTWLVSKMDPVKYIFEKPALTRRIARWQVLLSELDIVYVTQKAIKGSALRRSRRRTKISGSCGFDGASNALGHGIRAVLVSPNKQYIPFTTRLCFDCTNNIAEYEACALGIRATIDFRVKLLKVYRDSTLVIHQLKGEWKTRDHKLVPYQAYIRKLMEFFDDISFHHIPREENQMADAFAILASLFKVSPHRDLSYIEFRCRSKPAHCCLIKEEEDGKPWYFDIKRYIEDNEYPPEASDNDKRMLRRLAASFLLSGNILYKRNHDMVLLRCGMQERQNKY, from the exons ATGGCATGCGAGATGAACTACTCTTTGCTAAAGAGGATGTGTTGTGCCTTGGTATGGGCAGCTCATCGTCTAAGGCAGTATATGTTGAATTACACTACTTGGTTGgtgtccaaaatggatcccgtcaAGTACATCTTCGAAAAGCCCGCTCTCACTAGACGGATAGCTCGATGGCAGGTTCTGTTGTCAGAATTAGATATTGTCTATGTCACTCAGAAGGCAATAAAGGGGAGTGCCTTG AGGAGGTCGAGGAGGAGGACCAAGAtaagtggatcgtgtggttttGACGGGGCGTCTAATGCATTAGGCCATGGAATTAGGGCAGTATTGGTTTCCCCAAACAAACAATATATACCTTTCACGACTAGGTTGTGCTTCGACTGCACAAACAACATAGCAGAGTACGAGGCATGTGCCCTGGGGATCCGAGCAACAATCGACTTTAGGGTCAAGTTACTCAAGGTATACAGGGACTCGACATTGGTAATTCATCAGTTGAAAGGTGAATGGAAGACCAGGGACCACAAATTGGTACCTTACCAGGCTTACATCAGGAAGTTGATGGAATTCTTTGATGACATATCTTTTCATCACATTCCTAGAGAGGAAAATCAGATGGCCGACGCCTTTGCCATTCTAGCGTCCCTGTTCAAAGTAAGCCCGCACAGAGATTTGTCATACATCGAATTCAGATGTCGTAGTAAGCCTGCACATTGTTGTTTGATAAAAGAAGAGGAggatggtaagccttggtacTTCGATATCAAACGATACATTGAAGACAACGAATACCCGCCTGAGGCCtctgacaatgacaagaggATGTTAcgaaggttggcagccagtttcctCCTGAGTGGAAATATCTtgtacaagagaaaccatgacatggtgtTGCTTCGGTGTGGGATGCAAGAGAGGCAGAACAAATACTAA